A genomic stretch from Thermomonospora umbrina includes:
- a CDS encoding RNA polymerase sigma factor, translating to MSPDDRVERAVADAFRRDRGRLVATMIRVTGDWDLAEECVQEAYTLALSAWRRDGVPDSPRAWLTTAARNRAVDRIRREATGTRLRALLALPQPDDEIDLDTLASGIADDRLRLIFTCCHPALAFESQVALALRTLCGLTTAEIARAFLVSEPTMAKRLVRVKHKIAVAGIPYRVPPAHLLAERTDAVLGVIYLLFNEGYAATAGPDLIRHEPCDAAVRLAALVDEVMPAHPEAAGLHALLLLLYARSPARVDATGALVPLEEQDRSRWNRPMIDTGLSVLHRAVAQERVGPYQLQALIAGCHATSPRPADTDWPRIVRLYDRLVALAPTPTVRLNRAIAVAMATGPQTGLDLLDELTDDLAGHHLLPAARADLLLRLGRRAEAREHYRQALAGTDNASERAHLTRRLAECEGR from the coding sequence TTGAGCCCCGATGACCGGGTGGAACGGGCGGTGGCCGACGCGTTCCGGCGGGACCGAGGCCGGCTCGTCGCCACGATGATCCGCGTGACCGGCGACTGGGACCTCGCCGAGGAGTGCGTCCAGGAGGCGTACACCCTCGCGCTGTCCGCCTGGCGACGGGACGGTGTGCCCGACTCGCCGCGGGCCTGGCTCACCACCGCCGCCCGGAACCGCGCCGTCGACCGGATCCGTCGCGAGGCCACCGGCACCCGGCTGCGGGCCCTCCTCGCCCTCCCGCAGCCCGACGACGAGATCGACCTCGACACGCTGGCCAGCGGCATCGCCGACGACCGACTACGGCTGATCTTCACGTGCTGTCATCCCGCCCTCGCCTTCGAGTCCCAGGTCGCGCTGGCCCTGCGGACCCTGTGCGGCCTGACCACGGCGGAGATCGCCCGCGCCTTCCTGGTGAGCGAGCCGACGATGGCCAAGCGACTCGTCCGCGTCAAACACAAGATCGCCGTCGCCGGCATCCCCTACCGGGTGCCGCCCGCGCACCTGCTCGCCGAACGCACCGACGCCGTGCTCGGCGTCATCTACCTGCTCTTCAACGAGGGGTACGCGGCCACCGCCGGCCCCGACCTCATCCGGCACGAACCGTGCGACGCCGCCGTCCGCCTGGCCGCCCTCGTCGACGAGGTGATGCCCGCCCATCCCGAGGCCGCCGGGCTGCACGCCCTGCTCCTGCTGTTGTACGCGCGTTCCCCGGCCCGCGTGGACGCCACGGGGGCCCTGGTGCCCCTGGAGGAGCAGGACCGCTCCCGGTGGAACCGCCCGATGATCGACACGGGCTTGTCGGTCCTCCACCGCGCCGTCGCCCAGGAACGCGTGGGCCCGTACCAACTCCAGGCCCTCATCGCCGGCTGCCACGCGACGTCCCCCCGCCCCGCCGACACCGACTGGCCCCGCATCGTGCGGCTGTACGACCGGCTCGTCGCCCTGGCGCCCACGCCGACCGTACGCCTCAACCGCGCCATCGCCGTCGCCATGGCCACCGGCCCCCAAACGGGCCTCGACCTGCTCGACGAACTCACCGACGACCTCGCCGGCCACCACCTGCTCCCCGCCGCCCGCGCCGACCTCCTCCTCCGCCTGGGCCGCCGCGCCGAGGCCCGCGAGCACTACCGCCAAGCGCTCGCAGGCACCGACAACGCGAGCGAACGCGCCCACCTGACCCGCCGCCTCGCCGAGTGCGAGGGTCGCTGA
- the glpK gene encoding glycerol kinase GlpK, whose protein sequence is MADFVGAIDQGTTSTRFMIFDHGGNVRGLHQLEHEQILPRAGWVEHNPTEIWERTRAVIETALYRAGLHAADLAAVGITNQRETTLVWDRHTGRPYHNAIVWQDTRTDRIAAALDRDGRGDVVRRKAGLPPATYFSGGKIQWILENVDGVREAAEDGTAVFGNIDAWLLWNLTGGRDGGVHVTDPTNASRTMLMDLETLDWDDELLSFFGIPRAMLPEIRPSSAPDPYGLTRAGGPFHGEIPLSGILGDQQAATVGQVCFAPGEAKNTYGTGNFLLLNTGEDLVRSKSGLLTTVCYQFGEAKPVYALEGSIAVTGSAVQWLRDQLGIISGAAESESLARQVDDNGGVYFVPAFSGLFAPYWRSDARGAIVGLSRYNTNAHIARATLEAICYQTRDVVEAMRQDSGVTLDVLRVDGGVTANELCMQLQADILGVPVSRPVVAETTALGAAYAAGLATGFWATTEELRQNWNEDRRWSPEWDDERRAAGYAEWKKAVTRTLDWVDMS, encoded by the coding sequence ATGGCCGACTTCGTCGGAGCGATCGACCAGGGCACGACCAGCACCCGGTTCATGATCTTCGACCATGGCGGGAACGTGCGCGGCCTGCACCAACTGGAGCACGAGCAGATCCTGCCCCGGGCCGGCTGGGTCGAGCACAACCCCACCGAGATCTGGGAGCGCACCCGGGCCGTGATCGAGACGGCGCTGTACCGGGCCGGTCTGCACGCCGCCGACCTGGCCGCCGTGGGCATCACCAACCAGCGCGAGACCACCCTCGTGTGGGACCGTCATACCGGCCGTCCGTACCACAACGCCATCGTCTGGCAGGACACCCGCACCGACCGGATCGCCGCCGCCCTCGACCGCGACGGGCGCGGCGACGTCGTCCGGCGCAAGGCGGGGCTACCCCCGGCCACGTACTTCTCCGGCGGCAAGATCCAGTGGATCCTGGAGAACGTCGACGGGGTGCGCGAGGCCGCCGAGGACGGCACCGCCGTGTTCGGCAACATCGACGCCTGGCTGCTGTGGAACCTCACCGGCGGCCGTGACGGCGGCGTCCACGTCACCGACCCGACCAACGCGTCCCGCACCATGCTGATGGACCTGGAGACCCTGGACTGGGACGACGAACTGCTGTCGTTCTTCGGGATCCCCCGCGCCATGCTCCCCGAGATCCGCCCCTCCTCGGCACCCGACCCGTACGGGCTCACCCGGGCCGGCGGCCCGTTCCATGGGGAGATCCCGCTGAGCGGCATCCTCGGCGACCAGCAGGCCGCCACGGTAGGGCAGGTGTGCTTCGCCCCCGGGGAGGCGAAGAACACCTATGGCACGGGCAACTTCCTGCTCCTCAACACGGGTGAGGACCTCGTGCGCTCCAAGAGCGGGCTGTTGACGACGGTCTGCTACCAGTTCGGCGAGGCCAAGCCCGTCTACGCGCTGGAGGGCTCCATCGCGGTCACCGGCTCGGCCGTCCAGTGGCTCCGCGACCAGCTCGGCATCATCTCCGGCGCGGCCGAGAGCGAGTCCCTGGCCCGCCAGGTCGACGACAACGGTGGCGTCTACTTCGTTCCGGCGTTCTCCGGCCTGTTCGCTCCCTATTGGCGTTCGGACGCCCGGGGCGCGATCGTCGGCCTGTCCCGCTACAACACCAACGCCCACATCGCCCGCGCCACCCTCGAGGCCATCTGCTACCAGACCCGTGACGTGGTCGAGGCGATGCGCCAGGACTCCGGGGTCACCCTGGACGTCCTGCGCGTCGACGGCGGCGTCACCGCCAACGAGCTGTGCATGCAGCTCCAGGCGGACATCCTGGGCGTCCCCGTGTCCCGTCCGGTCGTCGCCGAGACCACCGCCCTCGGCGCCGCCTACGCCGCCGGACTGGCGACCGGCTTCTGGGCGACCACGGAGGAGCTTCGACAGAACTGGAACGAGGACCGCCGCTGGTCCCCCGAATGGGACGACGAGCGACGCGCCGCCGGCTACGCCGAATGGAAGAAGGCGGTCACCCGCACCCTCGACTGGGTGGACATGAGCTGA
- a CDS encoding type 1 glutamine amidotransferase domain-containing protein, which translates to MSKILFVMTGSDHWTLADGTEHPTGFWAEEVVVPYRAFKGAGHEIVVATPGGVVPTVDKASLSADANGGRVNADDMADTLAAMTELERPVRLAAVDPNDHAAVFYPGGHGPMEDLAVNADSGRLLTRTLTAGLPLGVVCHAPAALLAAVGDDGANSFAGYRLTAFTNEEETRAGFADKAKWLLEDQLVEAGVDFRAGEPWQPHVVTDRNLVTGQNPASAAPLAIELLAKLG; encoded by the coding sequence ATGTCGAAGATCCTTTTTGTGATGACCGGCTCCGACCACTGGACGCTGGCCGACGGCACCGAGCACCCCACCGGTTTCTGGGCCGAGGAGGTCGTCGTCCCGTACCGGGCGTTCAAGGGCGCGGGCCACGAGATCGTGGTCGCCACCCCCGGCGGCGTCGTGCCCACCGTCGACAAGGCGAGCCTGTCCGCCGACGCCAACGGCGGCCGGGTGAACGCCGACGACATGGCCGACACGCTGGCCGCGATGACCGAGCTCGAGCGGCCGGTGCGCCTCGCCGCCGTCGACCCGAACGACCACGCCGCCGTCTTCTACCCCGGCGGCCACGGCCCGATGGAGGACCTGGCGGTCAACGCCGACTCCGGCCGTCTCCTCACCCGCACCCTCACGGCGGGCCTCCCGCTCGGCGTGGTGTGCCACGCCCCCGCCGCCCTGCTCGCCGCGGTGGGCGACGACGGCGCGAACTCGTTCGCCGGCTACCGGCTGACCGCCTTCACCAACGAGGAGGAGACCCGGGCCGGCTTCGCCGACAAGGCCAAGTGGCTGCTGGAGGACCAGTTGGTCGAGGCCGGCGTCGACTTCCGGGCCGGCGAACCCTGGCAGCCCCACGTGGTCACCGACCGCAACCTCGTCACCGGCCAGAACCCCGCCTCGGCCGCTCCCCTGGCCATCGAACTCCTCGCCAAGCTGGGCTGA
- a CDS encoding substrate-binding domain-containing protein: protein MDSYLDRKADLTRDLVGRLSGGDPDAVARRTGLRAETVRALLAGDGELMSWEVVSACLAAADVDAGDVGKARARWAAAEQALWDERGDDLREAFEQNRQGKPAKVFEAHRSRVPWRRLTARHPVTFEPWAMPTFGPDRRLPDPSTAGDIRDFYTLLAELRGWAGSPRQSEIEKRSWGTLPDATISAMLQKDRWRTVSDRERTRIGYFAAACGLPEVEVARWVEAYERLRHVPPPDDLARARAEGAELRKALAAAEAEAEALRVRLAAAESRRLTEEDPPTPPDAPRGRRWWDPRERRSLTAAAVAALVFAGGVGTGRVAAGGPSPDRPVCFRGTLQLIGSTAFERTADTLGRGYEALCEDADVEVRSIGSVEGVRALTTGDAASTIAMHDGHLRPDSDEIRSQGFLGLPVALVAFAVVVHKDAKVTGLSLQELRSVYAREGGPTNWRRFKGGADLPIRLVGRTEGSGTRTVFEELVLNESEPELSSRDCLRKDEIRAAARIIRCERSSQGQVLDTVDRVPGAIGYAELHVAANARRYPDLRILTLDGRRADAFTAGGRYPFVAPEVFYTHGPPPNGSPAAAFLTFLAGGSARRLIQQAGAPPCLTPDALISAPCQNGRS, encoded by the coding sequence GTGGACTCCTACCTGGACCGGAAGGCGGATCTCACCCGCGATCTGGTCGGCCGGCTGAGCGGTGGCGACCCGGACGCGGTGGCGCGGCGCACCGGGCTGCGGGCGGAGACGGTCCGGGCGCTGCTGGCCGGGGACGGCGAGCTGATGTCGTGGGAGGTCGTCAGCGCGTGCCTCGCCGCGGCCGACGTCGACGCCGGCGACGTGGGGAAGGCGCGCGCCCGGTGGGCCGCGGCCGAGCAGGCCCTGTGGGACGAACGGGGCGACGACCTCCGCGAGGCGTTCGAGCAGAACCGGCAGGGCAAGCCCGCGAAGGTGTTCGAGGCCCACCGGTCGAGGGTCCCCTGGCGTCGGCTGACGGCGCGGCATCCGGTGACGTTCGAGCCGTGGGCCATGCCGACGTTCGGCCCCGACCGGAGACTGCCCGACCCGTCGACGGCCGGCGACATCCGGGACTTCTACACGCTGCTGGCGGAGCTGCGGGGCTGGGCGGGCTCGCCCCGGCAGTCCGAGATCGAGAAGCGGTCGTGGGGCACGCTGCCCGACGCCACGATCAGCGCGATGCTCCAGAAGGACCGCTGGCGCACGGTCAGCGACCGGGAGCGCACCCGGATCGGCTACTTCGCGGCGGCCTGCGGCCTGCCCGAGGTCGAGGTGGCCCGCTGGGTCGAGGCGTACGAGCGGCTCCGGCACGTCCCCCCGCCCGACGACCTGGCCCGCGCCCGCGCCGAGGGGGCCGAGCTGCGGAAGGCGCTCGCCGCCGCCGAGGCCGAGGCGGAGGCGCTGCGCGTGCGTCTGGCGGCGGCCGAGAGTCGACGGCTCACCGAGGAGGACCCGCCGACGCCTCCGGACGCGCCGCGCGGGCGGAGATGGTGGGATCCCCGCGAGCGCCGGTCCCTGACGGCGGCGGCCGTCGCCGCGCTGGTGTTCGCCGGCGGCGTCGGAACGGGACGGGTGGCCGCCGGCGGCCCGTCGCCGGACCGTCCCGTCTGCTTCCGCGGCACCCTTCAACTGATCGGCTCCACCGCCTTCGAACGGACGGCCGACACGCTCGGTCGGGGCTACGAGGCGCTGTGCGAGGACGCCGATGTCGAGGTGCGGTCCATCGGCTCCGTCGAGGGGGTGCGCGCCCTCACCACCGGCGACGCCGCCTCGACGATCGCGATGCACGACGGCCACCTGCGGCCCGACTCCGACGAGATCAGGTCGCAGGGCTTCCTGGGGCTGCCGGTGGCGCTGGTCGCCTTCGCCGTCGTCGTCCACAAGGACGCGAAGGTGACCGGCCTGTCCCTCCAGGAGCTGCGGTCCGTCTACGCCCGCGAGGGCGGCCCCACGAACTGGCGGCGGTTCAAGGGCGGCGCCGACCTGCCGATCCGGCTGGTCGGCAGGACGGAGGGGTCGGGGACCCGCACGGTCTTCGAGGAACTGGTGCTCAACGAGTCCGAGCCGGAGCTGTCGTCCAGGGACTGCCTGCGCAAGGACGAGATCCGCGCCGCCGCCCGCATCATCCGCTGCGAGCGCAGCAGCCAGGGGCAGGTGCTCGACACCGTCGACCGGGTCCCCGGCGCGATCGGGTACGCGGAACTGCACGTCGCCGCGAACGCCCGCCGCTATCCCGACCTGCGGATCCTCACCCTGGACGGCCGACGGGCCGACGCCTTCACGGCGGGCGGACGCTACCCGTTCGTCGCCCCCGAGGTCTTCTACACCCACGGTCCGCCCCCGAACGGCAGCCCGGCGGCGGCGTTCCTCACCTTCCTCGCCGGCGGCTCCGCCAGGAGGCTCATTCAGCAGGCCGGGGCTCCCCCCTGCCTCACCCCGGACGCCCTGATCTCCGCGCCCTGCCAGAACGGCCGGAGCTGA
- a CDS encoding MIP/aquaporin family protein — protein MAERRSVPSPAAELAAEFAGTMILILFGAGVVAQVAAAEIGDHDSIAWAWGLGVTLGVYVAARISGAHLNPAVTVALALFKGFSWRKVAPYALAQLAGAFVAALLVRWNYTEVLAQADPGHTIKTQGVFSTLPGNGELPVGTWGALRDQVIGTAILLFLIMAVTDLRNSPPLAGMAPLIIGLIVVAIGMAWGTNAGYAINPARDLGPRLASFLTGYGGAFRDQYGDLYFWVPIVGPLLGGPLGAGLYQVLVGRFLPAEPEPPPPGTEPTTA, from the coding sequence GTGGCGGAGCGACGGAGTGTCCCGAGCCCGGCCGCGGAACTGGCCGCCGAGTTCGCCGGGACGATGATCCTGATCCTGTTCGGCGCGGGCGTCGTGGCGCAGGTCGCCGCCGCCGAGATCGGCGACCACGACAGCATCGCGTGGGCGTGGGGCCTGGGCGTCACCCTGGGGGTCTATGTCGCCGCCCGGATCAGCGGCGCCCATCTGAACCCGGCGGTCACCGTCGCGTTGGCCCTGTTCAAGGGTTTCTCCTGGCGCAAGGTGGCGCCGTACGCGCTGGCCCAACTCGCCGGGGCCTTCGTGGCGGCGCTGCTCGTCCGGTGGAACTACACCGAGGTGCTCGCGCAGGCCGACCCCGGGCACACCATCAAGACCCAGGGCGTCTTCTCCACCCTTCCCGGCAACGGCGAACTGCCCGTGGGCACCTGGGGCGCGCTGCGCGACCAGGTCATCGGCACCGCCATCCTGCTGTTCCTGATCATGGCCGTCACCGATCTGCGCAACTCCCCGCCCCTGGCGGGCATGGCGCCCCTCATCATCGGGCTCATCGTGGTGGCGATCGGCATGGCGTGGGGTACCAACGCGGGGTACGCGATCAATCCGGCGCGCGACCTCGGGCCCCGGCTCGCCTCGTTCCTGACCGGGTACGGAGGTGCGTTCCGCGATCAATATGGGGATCTGTACTTCTGGGTCCCGATCGTGGGGCCGCTCTTGGGCGGTCCGCTCGGCGCGGGGCTCTACCAGGTGCTGGTCGGGCGGTTCCTGCCGGCGGAGCCGGAGCCGCCGCCCCCGGGGACCGAGCCGACGACCGCCTGA
- a CDS encoding luciferase family protein, whose protein sequence is MSRGRSHHPVSPVSYADLAIDRFQDWPLATCRADCPPGRALALPGLQIVHFHRGDLAEVLLTPEVICRLDTALTASGRVETPHDGGWIQVHLDTDGDLFLLQSLVSLAIQANDPDRRPLRRTAGACPEAGLRVPQRRRTERAWVLHRAH, encoded by the coding sequence ATGAGCCGAGGACGAAGCCACCACCCCGTTTCGCCCGTTTCGTACGCCGACCTCGCGATCGACCGCTTCCAGGACTGGCCGCTGGCGACCTGTCGGGCCGACTGTCCCCCCGGTCGCGCCCTGGCGCTGCCCGGTCTGCAGATCGTCCACTTCCACCGGGGGGACCTGGCCGAGGTCCTCCTCACCCCGGAGGTCATCTGCCGCCTCGACACGGCCCTCACCGCCTCCGGCCGCGTCGAGACACCGCACGACGGCGGCTGGATCCAGGTGCACCTGGACACCGACGGGGACCTCTTCCTCCTGCAGTCCCTGGTGAGCCTGGCCATCCAGGCCAACGACCCCGACCGCCGCCCCCTCCGCCGCACCGCCGGGGCCTGCCCCGAGGCCGGCCTCCGCGTCCCCCAACGCCGCCGCACGGAACGCGCCTGGGTGCTCCACCGAGCCCATTGA